A genomic stretch from Ovis canadensis isolate MfBH-ARS-UI-01 breed Bighorn chromosome 5, ARS-UI_OviCan_v2, whole genome shotgun sequence includes:
- the LOC138440814 gene encoding olfactory receptor 7A17-like — MEPGNQTRISEFILLGLSEEVLLQPLLFWLFLFMYLVTFIGNLLIILAIITDSHLHTPMYFFLFNLSFSDICFTSTTIPKMLWNIQTQNQVITYEGCIVQMYFFMLFGMLDNILLTVMAYDRFAAICHPLQYMIIMKSEFCDLLLLTSWLVSVLDSLLHALMILRLSFCTKLEIHHFFCEIYEVVHLACSDTFLNDLMIYFASGVLVIVPLTGILFSYSKIVSSILKISSTRGKYKAFSTCVSHLSTVSLFYGTSLGVYLSCASTQNSRATSIASVMYTVVTPMLNPFIYSLKNKDIKQALKTLFSRETFSV, encoded by the coding sequence ATGGAACCAGGAAACCAAACTCGTATTTCAGAGTTTATCCTCCTGGGACTCTCAGAAGAGGTATTATTGCAGCCTCTCCTCTTTTGGCTCTTCCTGTTCATGTACCTGGTCACCTTCATTGGGAACCTTCTCATCATCCTGGCCATTATCACTGACTCCCACCTCCACACACccatgtatttctttctcttcaaccTATCTTTTTCAGACATCTGTTTCACCTCTACCACCATCCCAAAGATGCTGTGGAACATCCAGACTCAGAATCAAGTTATCACCTATGAAGGCTGCATCGTACAGATGTATTTTTTCATGCTTTTTGGGATGTTAGACAACATTCTCTTGACTGTGATGGCTTATGACCGGTTTGCAGCCATCTGTCACCCATTGCAGTACATGATCATCATGAAATCTGAGTTTTGTGACCTCTTGCTTCTGACATCCTGGTTAGTGAGTGTCCTCGACTCTCTGTTACATGCTTTAATGATTTTGCGACTCTCTTTTTGCACAAAATTGGAAATTCACCATTTTTTTTGCGAAATTTATGAGGTTGTTCATCTTGCTTGTTCTGATACTTTCCTCAATGACCTGATGATATATTTTGCAAGTGGAGTTCTGGTTATTGTTCCACTCACTGGTATCCTTTTTTCTTACTCTAAGATTGTATCctctattttgaaaatttcatcCACAAGGGGCAAGTATAAAGCATTTTCCACATGTGTGTCTCACCTCTCAACTGTCTCCTTGTTCTATGGTACAAGCCTTGGGGTGTATCTTAGCTGTGCTAGCACACAAAACTCCAGGGCAACTTCAATAGCCTCAGTGATGTACACTGTAGTCACACCCATGCTGAACCCTTTTATCTACAGtcttaaaaacaaagacataaagCAAGCCCTTAAAACACTCTTCAGTAGAGAAACATTCTCAGTATAA